From Rutidosis leptorrhynchoides isolate AG116_Rl617_1_P2 chromosome 3, CSIRO_AGI_Rlap_v1, whole genome shotgun sequence, a single genomic window includes:
- the LOC139900102 gene encoding uncharacterized protein: MSVRLVIQEVTYTVISAYAPHTGLGEAEKRRFWESLYEVVRRCPLDHRLLISGGLNGHVGTDVEGYAGVHGGFGYGARNEEGLSILEFAIPHDLVVVNSFFRKTDAQFETFHSGGHSTQIDYMLLRKGDLMTCEDCKVLSALTCSSQHRFLVMDLVLQRRVTRSVRPVQPKILWKKLNGGRAGTFKTSVVERVDKEVDLISQDDADQMWNCLASTIREVSKETLGVAVGSSSLVGRGAPADRTRVEQRYKEAKREAKKAVARVKEKAYAELYRKLDFKEGANDIYMITKARERRRRHLDNIKFIKNEVGQTLVKEDEIRKSWEGYFSSLFVRGRPECHEDLQDSVIE; this comes from the exons atgtcggttaggtTAGTAATCCAGGAGGTAACTTACACGGTCATTAGCGCTTACGCGCCTCATACGGGCCTTGGAGAAGCTGAAAAGAGACGCTTCTGGGAATCGTTATACGAGGTTGTGAGGAGGTGCCCCCTGGACCATCGATTACTTATTAGTGGAGGTCTTAATGGTCATGTAGGAACAGATGTTGAGGGTTATGCGGGAGTCCATGGGGGCTTTGGGTACGGAGCTAGAAATGAGGAAGGGCTCTCTATTCTCGAATTTGCTATTCCTCACGATTTGGTGGTTGTTAATTCGTTTTTCAGGAAGACGGATGCGCAGTTTGAAACTTTCCATAGTGGGGGTCATAGTACCCAGATTGACTATATGTTACTTCGCAAAGGGGATCTTATGACATGTGAAGATTGTAAGGTCCTTAGTGCCTTGACATGCTCCTCCCAGCATAGATTCTTAGTCATGGATTTGGTTCTCCAGAGACGGGTCACCAGGAGTGTGAGGCCAGTCCAACCTAAAATCTTGTGGAAGAAACTGAACGGAGGGAGGGCAGGGACTTTTAAAACTTCAGTTGTAGAAAGAGTTGATAAAGAAGTAGATTTGATTTCGCAGGACGATGCGGATCAGATGTGGAATTGTTTGGCGTCCACCATTAGAGAGGTATCCAAAGAAACCTTAGGTGTGGCAGTAG ggagctcatcACTTGTCGGGAGGGGGGCTCCGGCAGATAGAACTAGGGTTGAACAGAGATATAAAGAAGccaaaagagaagctaagaaggctgtAGCCCGCGTAAAAGAAAAGGCATATGCAGAATTGTATCGAAAACTAGACTTCAAAGAGGGAGCAAATGATATCTACATGATAACTAAAGCTAGAGAGCGAAGGCGGAGGCATCtagataacatcaagtttatcaaaaATGAAGTTGGTCAAACTCTAGTTAAGGAAGACGAAATTAGGAAAAGTTGGGAAGGGTATTTCTCATCTCTTTTCGTTAGGGGAAGACCCGAATGTCACGAAGACCTGCAAGACTCTGTTATAGAATAA